One Bremerella alba genomic window carries:
- a CDS encoding DUF1592 domain-containing protein, which translates to MKYCAACHDPEDPSNHIKFLQADTTAGIQHLRGIWGSTAAQLRNRTMPPSDEDQPSEQERLQLAQWIDDHLRATACELGPYAGNVTTRRLNRQEYENTIRDLVGPELGYHETLPTDGGGGEGFNNNGETLFLPPMLMERYVEAAQDILDAAIVTPALRKTFSGDQLIPQGKAQANGARLLKPGQELTAGTVIYVSGDYELTVDVRNAQKKELRLVLKLDGLPADRFKLSSKYEEQSFSTTVRLNRGFHAIAVENPQAQPNVELLRLKVKELGIKRPKEAQKFHDRIFQANDGKYAQDRDAATKLIHQFASRAFRRPVNDDELKPFFALYDRAVSRNDPYEECVKLALKGILISPHFLFRIEATPKSSELQRISDYELATRLSYFLWSSMPDQHLFDLAKEGKLHQTPVLKAEVQRMLHDPKADAFFETFTGQWLGTKEVGGSISPINGQYRDIYSSELAANFRAEAVQLTTYIARENRSIIDFLDADYSFLNDRLAKHYGLPQLKGRQLRKVEVDNGQRGGLLGLGGVHMVTSYPQRSSPVLRGAWVLETLLGTPVPSPPADIPALPKKVSSKDSTTFRQKLEKHRDNPSCAACHDLIDPIGFGLDNYDLLGRWRDKTENGKPVDATGILPSGEKFAGPVELKKILLSRKQEFTRHFSRKVLGYALGRSLEDPDSCTIESLVTSLEKNGYRCQTLIEEIVLSIPFGYRQLATTPAHPSH; encoded by the coding sequence GTGAAATACTGCGCTGCGTGCCACGATCCGGAAGATCCGAGCAACCACATTAAGTTTCTCCAAGCCGACACGACCGCTGGCATTCAGCATTTGCGCGGTATTTGGGGTAGCACCGCCGCGCAGCTTCGTAATCGGACGATGCCGCCGTCGGATGAAGATCAACCTAGCGAGCAGGAGCGTCTGCAATTGGCCCAGTGGATTGACGACCACTTGCGGGCCACAGCCTGCGAGCTTGGCCCTTACGCGGGCAACGTGACCACGCGTCGTTTGAATCGCCAGGAGTACGAAAACACCATCCGCGATCTGGTCGGTCCAGAGCTTGGTTATCACGAGACCTTACCAACCGATGGTGGCGGTGGCGAAGGCTTCAACAACAACGGCGAGACCCTCTTTCTGCCGCCGATGCTCATGGAACGTTACGTCGAAGCGGCCCAGGATATTCTCGACGCAGCGATCGTGACGCCGGCCTTGCGCAAAACGTTTTCCGGCGATCAACTGATTCCACAGGGCAAAGCCCAGGCCAACGGAGCACGCCTGTTGAAGCCGGGCCAAGAGCTGACCGCCGGAACGGTCATTTACGTCAGTGGCGATTACGAGTTGACCGTCGACGTTCGCAATGCACAGAAGAAGGAGCTCCGGCTCGTCTTGAAGCTCGATGGACTTCCGGCCGACCGATTCAAGCTGAGCTCGAAGTACGAAGAGCAATCCTTTAGCACGACCGTTCGCCTGAATCGCGGCTTCCATGCGATTGCAGTAGAGAACCCCCAAGCACAACCTAACGTCGAGCTTCTCCGTTTGAAAGTGAAGGAACTGGGAATCAAACGTCCTAAAGAAGCCCAGAAGTTTCACGATCGAATCTTTCAAGCCAATGACGGCAAGTATGCCCAAGACCGGGATGCTGCCACCAAGCTGATTCATCAGTTCGCTTCCCGTGCATTTCGACGCCCTGTGAACGATGACGAGTTGAAACCCTTTTTTGCCCTTTATGATCGAGCTGTGAGCCGCAACGATCCCTACGAGGAATGCGTTAAGCTGGCATTGAAGGGAATCTTGATTTCGCCTCACTTCCTATTTCGGATCGAAGCGACTCCGAAGTCGTCTGAATTGCAGCGCATTAGCGACTACGAACTGGCCACGCGACTTTCATATTTCCTGTGGTCGAGCATGCCGGATCAGCACCTGTTCGACTTGGCCAAGGAAGGCAAGCTTCACCAAACGCCTGTGCTTAAAGCGGAAGTCCAGCGGATGCTGCACGACCCGAAGGCCGACGCTTTTTTCGAGACGTTCACCGGGCAGTGGCTCGGCACGAAAGAAGTGGGCGGAAGTATTTCCCCGATCAACGGCCAGTACCGCGATATCTACTCAAGTGAGTTGGCGGCCAACTTTCGCGCCGAAGCAGTTCAGCTGACGACCTATATTGCGAGAGAAAACCGGTCGATCATCGATTTCCTCGACGCCGACTACAGCTTCCTCAACGATCGCCTGGCCAAGCACTATGGCCTGCCCCAGCTGAAAGGTCGTCAGCTACGCAAGGTCGAAGTCGACAATGGCCAACGGGGCGGATTGCTAGGCTTAGGCGGCGTGCACATGGTGACCTCGTATCCCCAGCGTTCGAGCCCCGTGCTGCGAGGTGCCTGGGTGCTGGAAACATTGCTGGGGACGCCGGTTCCTAGCCCACCGGCGGACATTCCGGCCCTGCCTAAGAAGGTCAGCTCGAAAGATTCCACGACCTTCCGGCAGAAGCTAGAAAAGCATCGCGATAACCCTTCGTGTGCCGCGTGTCACGATTTAATTGATCCCATTGGCTTCGGCCTGGATAACTACGATTTGCTCGGCCGCTGGCGTGACAAGACCGAGAACGGCAAGCCGGTCGATGCCACCGGCATACTTCCCTCAGGCGAGAAGTTTGCTGGCCCGGTCGAGCTTAAAAAGATTCTGCTATCAAGAAAGCAGGAATTCACTCGTCATTTCAGCCGAAAAGTCTTAGGTTATGCCCTAGGACGAAGTCTGGAAGATCCCGACAGCTGTACGATCGAATCGCTGGTCACATCGCTCGAAAAGAACGGCTACCGCTGCCAAACACTGATCGAAGAGATTGTGCTCAGCATCCCCTTTGGTTATCGTCAACTCGCGACGACGCCTGCCCACCCCTCCCACTAA
- a CDS encoding DUF1552 domain-containing protein — MPQPISRRTLLKGAGAALALPWLESMSHRSFGSETLSEPPKRAAFLFVPNGVRSDQWNPAKSDDGSFELTPMLQPLKGVKEEITLLENLWHKNTVGRNGHWPKVPAWLSGGFVERTSGRDINTGGISIDQVLANKIGDRTPLPSLELGVDAAYTGVDNVGGGFTRIYGSHIAWRDPHTPVPKEIVPRLAFDRLFRTTTAGPVVSGFNPNQKAVADSLARDDASVLDLVLEDAKSLRGKVGEGDRAKLDEYLESVRSVERRIESALKPQKRWINEGRFDLPRPGPGIPESHEEHVRLMLDIMVLAFWTDTTRISTFMLGNAQTGRNFGFIDGVRGSFHGLSHHRNEQKEREQYEKIVLWHLSQYAYLIDKMRSLDEGGRSLLDNSLVMYGSSIKDGNTHQEEDLPLLLAGKGGGSFKTNRRITAPKDTPLCNMYVSMLRHMGVEAESFGDSTGHLEGWS, encoded by the coding sequence ATGCCTCAGCCCATTTCACGACGGACGCTGCTCAAGGGAGCCGGTGCGGCGTTAGCGCTTCCTTGGCTTGAATCGATGAGTCATCGCAGCTTCGGTTCAGAAACATTGAGCGAGCCACCCAAACGCGCGGCGTTTCTCTTTGTTCCCAATGGTGTTCGCAGCGATCAATGGAACCCGGCCAAATCGGATGACGGCAGCTTCGAGCTGACTCCGATGCTGCAGCCGTTGAAGGGGGTCAAAGAAGAGATCACCTTGCTCGAAAATCTGTGGCATAAGAATACCGTCGGTCGCAACGGGCACTGGCCCAAGGTGCCGGCATGGCTCTCGGGTGGGTTCGTCGAACGCACATCGGGCCGCGACATCAACACCGGGGGGATCTCGATCGATCAGGTTCTCGCCAATAAGATCGGCGATCGCACGCCGCTGCCATCGCTGGAACTTGGCGTCGATGCGGCTTACACAGGCGTCGATAACGTCGGGGGCGGATTCACGCGAATTTATGGCTCGCACATTGCCTGGCGAGATCCTCACACGCCGGTCCCGAAAGAAATCGTACCGCGACTGGCCTTCGATCGCTTGTTCCGCACGACCACGGCCGGCCCGGTTGTCTCGGGGTTCAATCCAAACCAAAAAGCCGTCGCCGATTCGCTGGCTCGCGATGATGCGAGTGTGCTTGACCTGGTACTGGAAGACGCCAAATCACTGCGGGGGAAAGTCGGGGAAGGGGACCGAGCGAAGCTGGACGAATACCTCGAGTCGGTTCGCAGTGTCGAGAGACGCATCGAGAGCGCCTTGAAACCTCAAAAGCGTTGGATCAACGAGGGGCGTTTCGACCTGCCGCGGCCTGGTCCTGGCATTCCGGAAAGTCACGAGGAACATGTTCGCTTGATGCTCGACATCATGGTCCTGGCCTTTTGGACCGATACAACCCGCATCTCGACGTTCATGCTCGGTAACGCGCAAACCGGCCGAAACTTTGGCTTTATCGACGGCGTACGCGGCTCGTTCCACGGTCTGTCGCACCATCGCAACGAACAGAAGGAACGCGAGCAATACGAAAAGATCGTGCTCTGGCACTTGTCGCAGTACGCATATCTAATCGACAAGATGCGCAGCCTCGACGAAGGGGGCCGGTCGCTCTTAGATAACAGCCTAGTGATGTACGGCTCGAGCATCAAAGATGGCAACACGCACCAGGAAGAAGACCTTCCGCTGCTGCTGGCCGGCAAGGGGGGTGGCAGCTTCAAGACCAACCGCCGGATCACCGCGCCGAAAGATACGCCGCTGTGCAACATGTACGTCTCGATGCTTCGGCATATGGGGGTCGAAGCCGAGAGCTTCGGTGACAGTACCGGTCACCTAGAAGGCTGGAGCTAG
- a CDS encoding transporter, with the protein MARLWIFWTLLAIVAVAPSVGHAQFPTESIAEDAFEEFEAEAEEEGEIETDRDSFTPSTAVVGTGRFVFESAYTFVDNRGVPETHSFPEILTRYGVSENIELRFGWNYEAGGAGNPTSGNVPDQFEEEAELERESSVLYGAKFLLTEQCGWTPEGSLIVQGFTPTSGEATDSSMSATYVGGWTLPNDWVWDSALRYSTGSEEEDHFNVWAPSTVVKVPFGERWKGHVEYFGIFTEGREAESTQHFFSPGMHYLICPDFEVGVRVGWGLNDQSPNFFSNVGLGLRF; encoded by the coding sequence ATGGCTCGCTTGTGGATTTTCTGGACCCTATTGGCAATCGTGGCGGTTGCTCCTAGCGTCGGCCATGCGCAGTTTCCGACAGAAAGCATCGCCGAAGACGCCTTCGAAGAATTTGAAGCCGAAGCGGAAGAAGAGGGCGAGATCGAGACCGATCGCGATTCATTCACGCCATCGACTGCCGTGGTTGGAACGGGCCGGTTCGTCTTTGAATCGGCCTACACCTTTGTCGACAACCGGGGCGTGCCAGAGACGCACAGTTTCCCCGAGATCCTCACACGCTACGGCGTATCCGAGAACATCGAACTTCGCTTCGGTTGGAATTACGAAGCTGGTGGGGCCGGCAATCCAACTTCCGGCAACGTCCCCGACCAGTTCGAGGAAGAAGCCGAGCTTGAGCGTGAAAGCAGCGTCCTGTATGGAGCAAAGTTCCTCCTCACCGAGCAGTGCGGCTGGACGCCAGAGGGTTCGTTGATCGTTCAAGGCTTTACACCTACTAGCGGTGAAGCGACCGACAGCAGCATGTCCGCGACCTACGTAGGCGGCTGGACCCTACCCAACGACTGGGTCTGGGACTCGGCCCTTCGCTATAGCACCGGCAGCGAAGAAGAGGACCACTTCAACGTCTGGGCACCCTCGACGGTCGTGAAGGTCCCCTTCGGCGAACGCTGGAAAGGGCACGTTGAATACTTCGGTATCTTCACTGAAGGGCGCGAAGCGGAAAGCACCCAGCACTTCTTCAGCCCTGGCATGCACTACTTGATCTGCCCCGACTTTGAAGTCGGCGTGCGCGTTGGCTGGGGCTTGAACGACCAGTCGCCAAACTTCTTCAGCAACGTGGGCTTGGGCCTGCGGTTCTAA
- a CDS encoding peroxidase family protein, translating to MQAISQLAGGLDLAALDIQRGRDHGLPDYNNLRDRYGLESVTSFAEISSDPEIQAKLEEVFGTVDNIDIFTGVLAEDHVPGSSAGELLHAIVGNQFERLRDGDRFFYTQDAFLQSEEVSRVIDLEEVTLANIIRWNTDVQNIQDNVFFEESVLILEAPEAGANVSVFVTQNFVTVVNNDNGQIISRQSQDEVSRVILVGSNTSADTVNLFMANGQGSLEHGIELYGCDSADDVLRLYGGLGHDDFVIGNGTASVNNNDVIFSDIESLEIATLLGRDTVDVEDDLPFDVIVRFWNNPLG from the coding sequence ATGCAAGCAATTTCTCAACTCGCAGGCGGGCTGGATCTTGCTGCTCTCGACATTCAGCGCGGACGCGATCACGGACTTCCCGACTATAACAATCTTCGCGACCGGTACGGGCTGGAGTCCGTGACCAGCTTCGCAGAGATCAGCTCGGACCCCGAGATTCAGGCGAAGCTTGAGGAAGTGTTCGGCACGGTGGATAACATTGATATATTCACTGGTGTTTTGGCCGAGGACCATGTCCCAGGTTCCAGCGCTGGCGAATTGCTCCACGCAATCGTTGGCAATCAGTTCGAGCGTCTGCGTGACGGCGACCGATTCTTCTATACGCAGGACGCGTTCCTGCAATCGGAAGAGGTTTCGCGTGTCATTGATTTGGAAGAGGTGACTCTGGCGAACATCATCCGATGGAATACGGATGTCCAAAACATTCAGGACAACGTCTTCTTTGAGGAGTCCGTGCTAATTCTGGAAGCACCGGAGGCTGGCGCGAACGTGTCCGTCTTCGTGACTCAGAATTTTGTGACGGTCGTGAACAACGACAACGGACAAATCATCTCGCGGCAGTCCCAAGATGAGGTCTCCAGGGTGATTCTCGTTGGCTCGAATACCTCCGCAGACACCGTGAACCTATTCATGGCCAATGGACAAGGCAGTTTAGAGCATGGTATTGAATTGTACGGTTGCGACTCTGCTGACGACGTTTTGAGGCTCTATGGTGGACTCGGTCATGACGACTTCGTGATCGGCAATGGAACCGCGAGTGTCAACAACAACGATGTGATTTTCTCGGATATTGAATCACTTGAAATCGCCACACTGTTGGGACGTGATACGGTGGACGTGGAAGACGATCTTCCCTTCGACGTGATCGTTCGGTTTTGGAACAATCCGCTAGGCTAA
- a CDS encoding tyrosine-type recombinase/integrase: MGTAVEPDTAAWVAELKKDLADKLVRAGLIAPKVDAGAITLEQHLTEYVNRRTDVKPATRVNWGHTQRTLLDFFEKDKLLRSITPGEARDWQRWLQTGEARENAHADRGIDDGLAPNTIRKRVSNARQFLEDALSRELIAKNPFASLRGSVGANHARDFFVTREMAGRVLEACPDAQWRLLFALSRYGGLRCPSEHLALRWIDIDWERSRMRVRSPKTAHHEGKDHRIIPTFPELRPYLDTVWDEPSDDREFVITRYRQPNINLRTQLERIIERAGLSGWPKIFQNLRASRATELAAEHPEHVAAAWAGHSTIIAKKHYWRVTDSDFEKALSGGLAQNAAQHAAGDECTRSRGA; this comes from the coding sequence ATGGGAACAGCTGTCGAGCCCGATACTGCTGCATGGGTAGCCGAGCTTAAAAAGGACCTGGCAGACAAGCTGGTTCGCGCAGGGCTCATTGCTCCTAAGGTCGATGCTGGGGCGATCACTCTTGAACAACACCTAACCGAGTACGTCAATCGACGCACGGACGTCAAGCCGGCGACTCGCGTGAATTGGGGTCACACGCAGCGAACCTTACTGGACTTCTTTGAGAAGGACAAGCTACTGCGATCCATTACGCCAGGCGAGGCTCGCGACTGGCAACGATGGCTTCAAACAGGCGAAGCGAGAGAGAACGCCCACGCCGACCGCGGGATAGATGACGGACTGGCACCAAACACTATTCGCAAACGAGTCTCTAACGCTCGGCAGTTTTTGGAGGACGCCCTCTCGCGGGAGTTGATCGCTAAGAACCCGTTTGCCAGCCTTAGAGGATCCGTAGGGGCGAATCACGCTCGCGACTTTTTTGTTACGCGTGAGATGGCGGGCCGAGTACTCGAGGCCTGTCCGGACGCGCAATGGCGCCTCCTATTCGCCCTGAGCCGCTACGGTGGCCTTCGCTGCCCATCAGAGCATCTCGCCTTGCGATGGATCGACATCGACTGGGAGCGAAGCAGGATGCGAGTTCGCTCCCCCAAGACAGCGCACCACGAGGGGAAAGACCACAGGATCATCCCAACCTTCCCGGAGTTGAGACCATACCTTGATACGGTCTGGGACGAACCGTCTGACGATCGGGAATTCGTAATCACACGATATCGTCAACCAAATATCAACCTACGCACGCAGTTGGAACGAATCATCGAGCGGGCCGGCCTATCCGGATGGCCGAAGATTTTTCAAAACTTAAGGGCCAGCCGGGCAACCGAACTCGCGGCCGAGCATCCCGAGCACGTCGCGGCGGCATGGGCGGGACACTCAACAATCATCGCCAAAAAGCACTATTGGCGGGTTACCGACTCGGACTTTGAGAAAGCGCTCTCGGGAGGGTTGGCGCAAAATGCGGCGCAGCACGCGGCTGGCGATGAATGCACGCGATCGCGAGGCGCATAA
- a CDS encoding Sec-independent protein translocase subunit TatA/TatB, with protein sequence MLHEIGTSSALLGFFGGMGMQEMAIIGVIAILLFGKNLPGVAKTFGKYYGDFKRGLSDIQSEFHSATREVEDSVDAGYSSKSSPTQFDDYDDFEEASAPKFEPPPQSSTPEKSELT encoded by the coding sequence ATGTTGCATGAAATAGGAACATCGTCGGCGCTTCTCGGTTTCTTTGGCGGGATGGGCATGCAAGAGATGGCGATCATCGGAGTGATTGCGATCCTGCTATTCGGCAAAAACCTGCCTGGCGTGGCCAAAACCTTTGGGAAGTACTACGGCGACTTCAAACGGGGCCTGTCCGACATCCAGTCCGAGTTCCACTCCGCGACAAGGGAGGTTGAGGATTCTGTGGATGCCGGGTATAGTTCCAAGAGTTCGCCAACACAGTTCGATGATTACGACGACTTCGAAGAGGCCAGCGCTCCAAAATTCGAGCCCCCGCCTCAATCGTCGACGCCGGAGAAATCGGAACTTACGTAA
- a CDS encoding Sec-independent protein translocase subunit TatA/TatB: MIGMNDLALVGFGMPGVQEMVIILAIFLLLFGSTKLPGLMRSMGQSVNEFKRGMDDKSDDSADHDNGEAPKA, translated from the coding sequence ATGATCGGTATGAATGATTTAGCGTTGGTCGGCTTTGGCATGCCTGGTGTTCAGGAAATGGTCATTATCCTGGCGATCTTTTTGCTGCTGTTTGGTTCGACGAAGTTGCCTGGTTTGATGCGTAGCATGGGCCAGAGCGTGAACGAATTCAAACGCGGAATGGACGACAAGTCGGACGATTCGGCCGACCACGACAACGGCGAAGCGCCCAAGGCGTAA
- a CDS encoding ExbD/TolR family protein: MPLKTDNEEAQSLNLTPMIDILFLLIIFFMVGSKFTEMERSVDLDVPQVSDMGALTAAPEKKVINIFRDGRVMLGTQEVNLEDLKAHLTASQAEYQDLGVLVRGDSDVPFQQVATVLTTVRQAGIAEMAISVRLSNERR, translated from the coding sequence ATGCCGCTGAAGACGGATAACGAAGAAGCCCAGTCACTCAACTTGACGCCGATGATCGACATACTTTTTTTGTTGATCATCTTCTTCATGGTGGGATCGAAGTTCACCGAAATGGAACGATCGGTCGACCTGGATGTGCCGCAAGTGAGCGACATGGGGGCTTTGACTGCTGCTCCTGAGAAGAAGGTCATCAACATCTTTCGTGATGGTCGGGTGATGCTCGGAACGCAAGAGGTCAATTTGGAAGATCTCAAAGCACATTTGACTGCATCTCAGGCCGAATATCAGGACCTCGGGGTGCTCGTGCGTGGGGATAGTGACGTGCCGTTTCAGCAGGTCGCTACGGTGCTCACGACGGTTCGTCAGGCCGGGATCGCCGAGATGGCCATTTCGGTTCGCCTATCCAACGAGCGGAGGTAA
- a CDS encoding MotA/TolQ/ExbB proton channel family protein — translation MISHGVEWMLASRFHRSLAYGALLTIVWGCWASSLMAQGAVEPAPLPPGLPALSEESPIPTKNLLQVFHDGGLLMYPIGLCSFMLLVFVFERAISLRRGRVIPRPFVKRFIEQVKDGRIDQDQALALCEENQSPVAEVFAAAVKKWGRNCVEVDQAILDAGERVTQRLRQYLRLFNGISTISPLLGLLGTVLGMISAFNAIAANGEATGQRELLASGISQALLTTAAGMTVALPALIAYLFFSGRVDRLIMEIDSHSQEVVNAIASDGWKEKKKSPSRRASRSTAKAA, via the coding sequence ATGATCAGTCATGGGGTAGAATGGATGCTCGCCTCACGCTTTCACCGATCTTTGGCCTATGGTGCACTGCTGACAATCGTTTGGGGGTGTTGGGCCTCTAGTTTAATGGCTCAAGGGGCGGTCGAACCGGCACCTCTTCCGCCTGGTCTACCGGCGCTCAGTGAAGAGAGCCCCATCCCCACGAAAAACCTGCTACAGGTATTTCATGACGGTGGATTGCTCATGTATCCGATCGGGCTATGCTCGTTCATGCTGCTGGTCTTTGTCTTCGAGCGCGCGATTAGTCTGCGACGCGGACGCGTGATTCCGCGACCGTTCGTGAAGCGTTTTATCGAGCAAGTCAAAGATGGTCGCATCGATCAAGATCAGGCCCTCGCGCTTTGCGAAGAAAATCAAAGCCCCGTCGCGGAAGTCTTTGCCGCCGCCGTAAAAAAGTGGGGACGCAACTGTGTTGAAGTCGACCAGGCAATCCTCGACGCCGGGGAACGTGTCACGCAGCGGCTTCGCCAATATTTGCGACTGTTCAACGGTATCAGTACGATCAGCCCCCTGCTGGGATTGTTGGGGACCGTGCTGGGCATGATTAGTGCTTTTAACGCGATTGCCGCCAATGGAGAAGCGACCGGCCAGCGTGAGCTTTTGGCCAGCGGCATCAGCCAGGCGCTACTCACAACGGCGGCCGGAATGACCGTCGCCTTGCCGGCGCTGATCGCATACCTGTTTTTCTCGGGTCGTGTCGATCGCTTGATCATGGAGATCGATTCGCACAGTCAGGAAGTCGTCAACGCGATTGCTTCAGACGGCTGGAAAGAGAAGAAGAAGTCTCCCTCGCGTCGCGCGTCTCGTTCCACCGCGAAAGCGGCCTAG